CGTATCGCCCGGCACCAGCCCCTCGACGAAATATTCCTCCACCTCGCCGAGAACCCTGCCGCCGCGGGCGATCGGCCCGGAATAGCCATGGGCCGGCTGGCGGGCCGAGCGCACCAGCCGGATCTTCAGCATGGGCGATTCGACGATCGTGCCGACATTGATCCGGTATTGGGTCGCAAGCTTCGGATGGCTCAGGCGCCAGGCGCCGTCCTTGCCCTGGCGGATCTTGGCGAAGCGCTCGTAGGACTTCAGCGCATAACCGCCGGTGGCCACGAAGGCGACCGTATCCTCGAAATCCTTGGGGCTGAGATCCGCATAGGGCGCGGCCGAGCGGACTTCCTCATAAAGCTGATTCACGTGAAACGGTCCGGCGCAGGCCGTGCCCAGCACATGCTGCGCCAGCACGTCGAGCGCGCCTTTGCGCAGGGGTTGCGTATCCTGCGCCCCCTTCGCCACAGCATCGATGGCAGCGCGGCACTCCATCACCTCGAACCGGTTCGCCGGCACCAGAATGGCCTCGGACGCCTCATCGAGGCGATGGTTGGCCCGGCCGATCCGCTGCATCAGCCGGCTCGCGCCCTTTGGCGCGCCGACATTCATGACGAGATCGACATCGCCCCAATCGATGCCGAGATCGAGCGAGGAGGTGCAGACGACCGCCTTCAGCTTGCCGGCGGCCATGGCGTCCTCGACGCGGCGGCGCTGCGTCACGTCCAGCGAACCGTGATGGAGCGCAATCGCCAGCCCATCCTCGTTGATCGTCCACAGCGCCTGGAAGATCATCTCGGCCTGCGAGCGCGTGTTGACGAAGACCAGCGTCGTGCGATGGGTCTGGATCGCGGCATAGATGTCGGCCAGCGCATGGCGCGCCGAATGGCCGGCCCAGGGCAGCCGCGCCGCGCTGTCGAGCATAGAGACCTCGGCCTGTGCTCCCTTCTCCGCCACCACGATATCGGCGGCGATGGCGTCAGGCCCCTGCGGCACGAGAAACCGCGCGAGATCGGCGGGATCGCTGACCGTTGCCGACAGCCCGACGGTGGTGAGATGCGGCGCGAGGCGAAACAGCCGGGCAAGCCCCAGCGACAGGAGATCGCCGCGCTTGGAGGTGACCAGCGCATGCAGCTCGTCCAGCACCACGCGGCGGAGCGAGCCGAAGAGATGCGGCGCATCGGCGGAGGCGAGCAGAAGCGCCAGCTGTTCCGGCGTGGTGAGCAGGATATCCGGCGGATCGGCGCGCTGGCGTGCCCGTTTCGAGGCCGGCGTGTCGCCGGTGCGCGTCTCGATGCGCAGCTTCAGGCCCATCTCGTCGACGGGCTTGTAGAGATTGCGCGCCACATCCACGGCCAGCGCCTTGAGCGGTGAAATATAGAGCGTGTGCAGGCCGCGTCCGCGATTGGGCCTGGCCTCGGCAAGCTCCACCAGCGTCGGCAGGAAGCCCGCCAGCGTCTTGCCGGCGCCGGTCGGCGCCACCAGCAGGGCCGAGCGGCCCTCGGCCGCGACCTTCAGGAGATCGAGCTGATGGGCACGCGCGGCCCAGCCGCGGCTCGCGAACCAGGCGGCAAAGCGCGGAGGCAGGAGACCGGGCTCTCCCATGACGGCCGGGGCGCGGCGAGGCATGGGACAGAACTAAAGGAGAACGGCCGGCTGGTCGAGAGAAAGCAAACTCACGTCCTATTATGTAGCGTGATGGCTCGCGGTATCCCATTTGACAGCGAGCCCAAGCTGAAACGAGTCCTGATGCCACTCCTTATTCTCACCCTCCTCGCCACTCTCTCTGGCGCCCTTGGCGTTGGGCTCTCCGCGCTGGCCTCCCACGCCTATGCCGGCACGAGCCTGTCGGTGGCGGCGTCCATGCTGCTGATCCATGCGCCGGCTCTGCTGGCGGCGGCGGCGGGCATCAAGGCGGGGGTTCTGAACCGGAGCGTCGGGCTTGCCGGGGCCTATGTGCTGGCGGCCGGCCTCGCGCTGTTCTCGGGCGATCTCGTCGTGCGCACGCTCTATGGCGTGGCGCTGTTCCCCATGGCCGCGCCCATCGGCGGCATGGGGCTGATCGGCGGCTGGCTGGTTCTGGGTGTCGCGGGGCTGATGGCGCCCAGGGATTGAGGGCTTTCAAGGGTCCTTCGAGGCTCGGCTGAAGCCTCGCACCTCAGGATGAGGTGAGGAGAGGGCCGATCTCGTTCTCCTGCCATGTGCGGGCTCCCGCCTGTCCTCATCCTGAGGTGCGAACGACAGCGAGCCTCGAAGGATCGTTTCACCGCTGGCGCAGACCTTCACCTCGCCCCGTTGGGGAGAGGTCGACCGAAGGCGGAGCCTGAGGGCGGGTGAGGGGCTTTCGATCTCCCCGGTGATAGCTCGCCCCCTCACCCGGACGCTTCGCGTCCGACCTCTCCCCAACGGGGCGAGGTGAAGCGCGCGCCCGGCCGGATTTGCGCGCTTACCGAACAATCAAGAAGGATCCTTCGAGGCTCGGCGCAGGCGCAATCCTCTCCTGATCGTCATGCCCGGCCTTGTGCCGGGCATCCACGACTTCTGTCGGCCCAGGATCAAGGCGTGGATGGCCGGGACAGGCCCGGCCATGACGCTGGGAGTGCGGGTGCAAAGCGGAGAGTGCCGAAAGCGCAGACCTTCACCTCGCCCCGTTGGGGAGAGGTCGACCGAAGGCGAAGCCTGAGGGCGGGAGAGGGGCTTTCGATCTCACCGGTGACAGTTCGCCCCCTCACCCGGACGCTTCGCGTCCGACCTCTCCCCAACGGGGCGAGGTGAAGCGCGTGCCCGGCAGGTCTTGCGCGCATTGAGGAGCCTGGAGCGGACGAAACCCTCTCCCGTTCACGGGGAGAGGGAAGGGTGAGGGGCCGGTTCGGCCTGGGAGAATGGACGGGGTCTGGCGCGGGTGGCGGGCGGCCCGACCCGCCCTCACGACGTCACCCCCGGCGAGCCGCGTCGCGGCAAGGGAAGGGGGTCCAGGAGCCACCTGCACGGTCATTCCGCCGCGCCTGGGCTCGCAAGCGGCTGCGAGGACCCGCCGCGGGGTCCTGGATCCCGTTCCCCTCGGCTGCGCCTCGGCCGGGGATGACGTCCGGGTGCGTGGCGGCGGCGGATCGGCGAGGCCAACAATCAACGGCCAGTCCGGCTCCACCCCCGTTCCACGTGAAACGACTTGCGCGTTCCACGCGCATCCGCCGTTCGGCTCATCTCCCTAGGCGGCATCGGCGAGAATGCTATTGTCGCCGGCCCTGCAGCCGAGAGGCCGAGCCCGTGACGTTCCTTTCCCCCGCCGGCCAGGCCGAGGCCTCCGACATCGACGGCCGCGCCGCCTGGATCCGCCTCGGCATCGCCATCGCGCTTGGCACGATCGGCGGCGTCGGCATGTGGTCGGTGGTGGTCGTGCTGCCCGCCGTGCAGGCCGATTTCGGCGTGGCGCGGGGTGACGCCTCGCTGCCCTACACATTCGCGATGATCGGCTTGGCAATAGGCGGCGTGGCGCTCGGCCGGCTCACCGACCGGTTCGGCATCATGCTGCCGGCCATTGGCGGCGGGCTGATGCTGGCCCTGGGCTATGTCATCGCAGGCCTCGCCCCCAATATCTGGGTCTTCGCCATCGCCCACGGCCTGTTCATCGGCATGCTGGGCTCGGCGGCCGTGTTCGGGCCGCTCATGGCCCATGTCTCGCTCTGGTTCAACAAGCGGCGCGGCATCGCGGTCGCCATCTGCGCCTGCGGCAATTACATCGCCGGTGCCATCTGGCCGCAGGTCGTGCGCGTTCTGCTCGACGCCTATGGCTGGCGGGTCACCCATCTGATCATCGCGGTCATCGTCGTGGTGACCATGACGCCGCTGGCCCTGATGCTGCGTCGCAAGCCACCGGCCGAGCCCGCGGCGGTGCCCGGCGCGCCGATCAGCCGCCATGGCGGTTCACTCGGCCTCTCGCCCAATGCACTGATGGTGTTGCTGGCGGTGGCGGGCGTTGCCTGCTGCGTCGCCATGGCCATGCCGCAGGTCCATATCGTCGCCTATTGCGCCGATCTCGGCTATGGCGTGGCCCGTGGCTCGGAAATGCTGTCGCTGATGCTCGGTTTCGGCATCATTTCGAGGGTCGGCACCGGCTTCATCGCCGACCGGATCGGCGGGCTGGCGGCGCTGCTGCTCTCGTCGGCGCTGCAGGGCGTGGCTCTGCTCCTGTTCCTCACCTCCGACGCGCTGACGCCGCTCTACATCTTCTCCATCCTGTTCGGCCTGTTCCAGGGCGGCATCGTGCCCTGCTACGCCATCGTCGTGCGCGAGTATTTCTCGCCCGGCGAGGCGGCAACCCGCGTCGGCGTGGTGCTGATGTCGACCCTGCTCGGCATGGCGCTCGGCGGCTGGCTGTCCGGCGTGATCTACGACCTGACGCGGTCCTACCAGGCGGCCTTCATGAACGGCATCGCGTGGAATCTGGTGAACCTGACGGTCATGGGCTGGTTGCTCATGCGGCGCGAGCGGCTCGCGCGGGCCTGACGCCGCCGAAACTTGGCGGTCGACGGGCTGGTACGGGCCATTGTATCCCTATTGGCCTCACCCCCGGGAGCTCCCATGGTGCCTGTCACCCACATTCCGGTCGATGTCCGCAATGTCGATCAGCTGTTCGCCTCGTTCGATCCCTCGCCGTTTCACGAGCACAGCCTGAACAGCACGGCGGCGCAGTATATTGCCTCGCAGGCCTGGTACGCCCCGCGCTCGGCAACCTTTGTCATCGAGCTGACCATCAACGGCCGGCCGGCACCCGCCAAGGCCGTGCAGCAGCTGAAAGCCGTGCTCGGCGATCATTTCGCCCGCATGGCCGCCAATGAGGCGCAGAATTTCCGCAAGCTGATCCGCACCGGCCTGATCTCGCTCGCCATCGGCCTGTTCGTTCTGGCGATCTGCACGGCCCTGTCGCGCGGCGTCGACAACATGCCGATCCCCGATGGCTGGCGCGAGGGCATCCGCGACGGCATCTCGATGTTCGGCTGGGTTGCCAATTGGCGGCCGGCGCAGATCCTGTTCTACGACTGGTGGCCGGTGCGCCGCTCGCGCAACCTCTATCGCCGCCTCACCCATGCCGGCGTGGTGGCGGGCAGCTCGAAGCGCGGTCAGGCCGATCCGGAAAATGACGCGCCGATCGATTCCATGCCGATCGAATCCGGGCCGACGTGACGTCCTAGTTGGAAGCCATCAGGCGGATCACTGCCGGGCCCATGATGACGACGAACAGGCAGGGCAGGAAGAACACGATCATCGGCACGGTCAGCTTGGGCGGCAGGGACGCCGCCTTCTTCTCGGCGTCCGACATGCGCATGTCGCGGTTTTCCTGGGCCATGACGCGCAGCGTGTTGGCGAGCGGCGTGCCGTAGCGCTCGGCCTGGATCAGCGCCATCGAGACCGCGCGCACGCCATCGAGATCGGTGCGCTTGGCCAGGTTCTCATAGGCCATGCGCCGGTCCTGCAGATAGGAAAGCTCGGCGGTGGTCAGCGTCAGTTCCTCGGCCAGCGCCACCGACTGGCTGCCGACCTCCTGGCTGACGCGCTTGAACGCCACCTCGATCGACATGCCGCTTTCCACGCAGATCAGCAGCAGATCGAGCGAATCCGGGAAGGCGCGCTTGATCGAGGTCTGCCGCTTGGTGATCTCGTTCTTCAGGAACAGCATGGGCAATTGCAGGCCGACATAGGCCGCAAACAGCGCCAGCAGCATGCGCACGATGGCCGGCTGCTTGATGTCGTTGATCACGAACAGATAGATCAGCGCCAGGAAGAAGGTGATGACCGGCACCACCATGCGGAACAGCAGGAAGACGAAATAGGGCGCCTGTCCGCGGTAGCCGGCCTGGATCAGCTTCATCCGCGCCTCGTCCTGGGCCAGATGCTTGGTCAGCTGCAGCTTGTCGACCACCATCATGATCCAGGCCTTGGTGGTCGGCCTGAGATTCGCGCGGTTGTTGCCGGCGGCCAGCGCCGCGCGCTCGCGCTCGCGGATCTTGTTGCGCTCCACCGACACCGCGCGCATGCGGCGGCCGAGATCGTCGCCCGCAACCAGCGGCATGGCGAAGGTCAGAATGGTCGCCATGACCGCGATCGCGATCAGCATCTGGATCATGAAGTCGCGGTCGTGGAGCCTGTCGAGGACGAGGTTCAGCATGGCTCAAGCCCCATCATCAGAAGTCGAAATTGATCATTTTGCGCATGACCATCACGCCGGTGAACATCCACAGCACGCAGCCCGCCAGCATCAGCCGGCCAAGCTCGGTGGTCCACAACAGCGAGATGTAGTGCGGCGTCGACATGTAGACGAAGATCATCACGGCCGGCGGCAGGCAGGCGATGATGGCGGCCGACGACTTGGCTTCCTGCGACAGCGCGACGATCTTGGCCTTCATCTTCTTGCGGTCGCGCAGCACCTTGGACAGGTTGCCGAGCGTTTCGGAGAGATTGCCGCCCGCCCGCTGCTGGATCGAGATGACGATGCAGAAGAAGTTGGCCTCGGCCACCGGCATGCGCTCGTAGAGCTTCAGCACCGCCTCATGCAGCGGAATGCCGAGCGCGGTCTGCTCGATGATGAAACGGAACTCGC
This region of Phreatobacter aquaticus genomic DNA includes:
- a CDS encoding ligase-associated DNA damage response DEXH box helicase; translated protein: MPRRAPAVMGEPGLLPPRFAAWFASRGWAARAHQLDLLKVAAEGRSALLVAPTGAGKTLAGFLPTLVELAEARPNRGRGLHTLYISPLKALAVDVARNLYKPVDEMGLKLRIETRTGDTPASKRARQRADPPDILLTTPEQLALLLASADAPHLFGSLRRVVLDELHALVTSKRGDLLSLGLARLFRLAPHLTTVGLSATVSDPADLARFLVPQGPDAIAADIVVAEKGAQAEVSMLDSAARLPWAGHSARHALADIYAAIQTHRTTLVFVNTRSQAEMIFQALWTINEDGLAIALHHGSLDVTQRRRVEDAMAAGKLKAVVCTSSLDLGIDWGDVDLVMNVGAPKGASRLMQRIGRANHRLDEASEAILVPANRFEVMECRAAIDAVAKGAQDTQPLRKGALDVLAQHVLGTACAGPFHVNQLYEEVRSAAPYADLSPKDFEDTVAFVATGGYALKSYERFAKIRQGKDGAWRLSHPKLATQYRINVGTIVESPMLKIRLVRSARQPAHGYSGPIARGGRVLGEVEEYFVEGLVPGDTFVFAGEVLRYEALVENEVYVARSSATEPKVPAYAGGKFPLSTFLAEGVRAMLADQASWSKLPDQVSEWLELQRFRSVIPRRDQLLVETFPRSGKSYLVAYPFEGRLAHQTLGMLLTRRLERLKLRPMGFVANDYSISVWGLSDLGAAIRRGDLSIDALFDQDMLGDDLEAWLDESQMMKRTFRTCAVIAGLIERRHPGKEKTGRQVTISTDLVYDVLRRHEPDHLLLRAARADAATGLLDIARLAQMLSRIKGRIVHKDLERISPLAVPVMLEIGREPVYGEAAEAIMAEAESDLLAEAGVGR
- a CDS encoding DUF423 domain-containing protein, with amino-acid sequence MPLLILTLLATLSGALGVGLSALASHAYAGTSLSVAASMLLIHAPALLAAAAGIKAGVLNRSVGLAGAYVLAAGLALFSGDLVVRTLYGVALFPMAAPIGGMGLIGGWLVLGVAGLMAPRD
- a CDS encoding MFS transporter; this encodes MTFLSPAGQAEASDIDGRAAWIRLGIAIALGTIGGVGMWSVVVVLPAVQADFGVARGDASLPYTFAMIGLAIGGVALGRLTDRFGIMLPAIGGGLMLALGYVIAGLAPNIWVFAIAHGLFIGMLGSAAVFGPLMAHVSLWFNKRRGIAVAICACGNYIAGAIWPQVVRVLLDAYGWRVTHLIIAVIVVVTMTPLALMLRRKPPAEPAAVPGAPISRHGGSLGLSPNALMVLLAVAGVACCVAMAMPQVHIVAYCADLGYGVARGSEMLSLMLGFGIISRVGTGFIADRIGGLAALLLSSALQGVALLLFLTSDALTPLYIFSILFGLFQGGIVPCYAIVVREYFSPGEAATRVGVVLMSTLLGMALGGWLSGVIYDLTRSYQAAFMNGIAWNLVNLTVMGWLLMRRERLARA
- a CDS encoding type II secretion system F family protein; the encoded protein is MLNLVLDRLHDRDFMIQMLIAIAVMATILTFAMPLVAGDDLGRRMRAVSVERNKIRERERAALAAGNNRANLRPTTKAWIMMVVDKLQLTKHLAQDEARMKLIQAGYRGQAPYFVFLLFRMVVPVITFFLALIYLFVINDIKQPAIVRMLLALFAAYVGLQLPMLFLKNEITKRQTSIKRAFPDSLDLLLICVESGMSIEVAFKRVSQEVGSQSVALAEELTLTTAELSYLQDRRMAYENLAKRTDLDGVRAVSMALIQAERYGTPLANTLRVMAQENRDMRMSDAEKKAASLPPKLTVPMIVFFLPCLFVVIMGPAVIRLMASN